The following proteins are encoded in a genomic region of Ostrea edulis chromosome 7, xbOstEdul1.1, whole genome shotgun sequence:
- the LOC130048771 gene encoding sperm protein associated with the nucleus on the X chromosome N2-like has translation MSIDATENRSFGRLLNDEHKKPNCKATIIEEDGKPHVYFVAVRDINTGEELRYNYCPGIYSWRTSKTRQRCKIGGDKDSKQGSTNKDSHSTRGATTKDLDSPRGSTTKGSHSGSPRGVTTKDSDSMGGSTTKYSHSHSTRGSTTKDSHSDSTQEASTKDSHSDSTQGATIKDSRQDSTRGATTKDPHSDSTQGANTKDPHSDSTQGATTKDSH, from the exons ATGAG CATTGATGCTACAGAAAACAGATCATTTGGAAGATTACTAAATGATGAGCACAAAAAACCAAATTGTAAAGCAACGATAATTGAAGAAGATGGTAAACCCCATGTATATTTTGTTGCTGTCAGAGACATAAACACTGGGGAAGAACTACGATATAACTATTGTCCAGGAATTTATAGTTGGAGAACCTCTAAAACG cGCCAAAGATGCAAAATAGGTGGAGACAAAGACTCTAAGCAAGGATCCACCAACAAAGATTCACACTCTACACGaggagccaccaccaaagatttAGACTCTCCAAGAGGATCCACCACCAAAGGTTCACATTCAGGCTCTCCGCGAGGAGTCACCACCAAAGATTCAGACTCTATGGGAGGATCCACCACCAAATATTCACATTCACACTCTACGCGAGGATccaccaccaaagattcacACTCAGACTCTACACAAGAAGCCAGCACCAAAGATTCACACTCAGACTCTACACAAGGAGCCACCATCAAAGATTCACGCCAAGACTCTACACGaggagccaccaccaaagatCCACACTCAGACTCTACACAAGGAGCCAACACCAAAGATCCACACTCAGACTCTACACAaggagccaccaccaaagattcacACTAA
- the LOC125677270 gene encoding uncharacterized protein LOC125677270, translating into MRGATTKDSDSPRGAITKDSDYPRGATTKDSDSPRGATTKDSDYPRGATTKDSDSTRGATTKDLDSDSMQGSTTKDLDSDSVQGATTKDLDSDSMRGATTKDLDSDSMRGTTTKKSDSTRGATTKDSRLEDVGMCLAKITVIKKDDSLGAIYHMNEEECVIGSGRECNIKVSLTNVDNIHAVVAVDRFKASVTNFSKKFPVILNGKPIEIGKELNDGDMLVIGGRKFLFNHKKSCNSHSDLFEDSSEHSDPFDPDYEMSEDADNVTSEDSCDEIIEEEVELVSDSGSDVIPYQGPLQFLDQEETVSSTSELMALNSASKHQKQRATDFVIKNDIISSTVKDVEVQQSGNQDGIRVWDKVHYCVYCEKGFTNITKHYLGVHSNETDVQHIKSHPLKSTNRKLALMKLRNSGDFQHNYEVLRTRHGTLVTFTRNWNETSADQFLPCQYCLGFFLKSSLWRHTKNCPFAPERKEKYRKVSSQSMLLLPTSTDVSEGLREKVLSRMSADEISIAARNDPIIVRVGETLYQKHGHLTHLYTYVSQKMRELGRLLILLRETDKDINSLDDAIHPKKYPAVVKCTKTLCGFQENSNSYNNPSLALKLGHSLKKCAKIKNSLALIQGNGDSTKDAEGFFTLCENEWTDSVSSSAFQTLASNKLNKGHGLPLAEDIQKMQTLLKEKTEELVIQLQKSVKKSVWDELNQVTLARLVMFNRRRGGESERMTLASFCEKRSKSDSLKEIEDSLKPLERILCKTFSRVEIRGKRGRMVPILITPALERSIVLLNETREQAGVSKSNPYVFARSGFSSLNPIRSSDCLRKFAEESGVKNTRNLTSTKLRKHVATVSQILNLEKSDIEIMAGFLGHDIRVHTSFYRLPSDTLQIARMGTILTAFDNGEISRYSGKSLDQIACEEGEEDMSSSGEESDEDNCHRGKMRKLNPPKEAAESESDSEEDNENAHGMAKKEREHGKNTKTGSSKKPGSDDQYMKGKPKRVPNTRHQWTQDEKAALLRKFKKPISLGKTPGQLDCLNAIRQETCLAKFTWKQIKFAVKNIITSERRQVKKMTKQV; encoded by the exons ATGCGAGGGgccaccaccaaagattcagACTCTCCACGAGGAGCCATCACCAAAGATTCAGACTATCCACGaggagccaccaccaaagattcagACTCTCCGCGaggagccaccaccaaagattcagACTATCCACGaggagccaccaccaaagattcagACTCTACACGaggagccaccaccaaagatttAGACTCAGACTCTATGCAAGGATCCACCACCAAAGATTTAGACTCAGACTCTGTGCAaggagccaccaccaaagatttAGACTCAGATTCTATGCGAGGAGCCACAACCAAAGATTTAGACTCAGACTCTATGCGAGGAACCACCACTAAAAAGTCAGACTCTACACGaggagccaccaccaaagattcacGCTTAGaag ATGTTGGGATGTGTCTTGCAAAAATAACGGTGATCAAGAAGGATGATAGTTTAGGAGCCATTTACCATATGAATGAAGAGGAATGTGTCATTGGAAG tGGAAGAGAGTGTAATATAAAAGTGTCCCTAACAAATGTTGACAATATTCATGCAGTTGTTGCAGTTGACAGATTCAAG GCTTCCGTAACAAATTTTAGTAAAAAGTTTCCTGTCATTCTCAATGGAAAACCAATTGAAATTGGCAAAGAATTGAATGATGGAGATATGTTGGTCATTGGTGGCAGgaaatttttattcaatcatAAGAAAA GTTGCAATAGTCACTCGGATCTTTTTGAGGACTCGTCTGAACATTCTGATCCTTTTGACCCAGACTATGAAATGTCAGAGGATGCAGACAATGTGACTTCAGAAGACAGTTGTGATGAAATAATTGAGGAAGAAGTTGAACTTGTTTCAGATTCAGGTTCGGATGTTATTCCTTATCAAGGACCACTCCAATTTTTGGACCAGGAGGAAACAGTTAGTTCAACATCAGAGCTTATGGCTTTAAATTCAGCATCAAAGCACCAAAAGCAAAGAGCTACAGATTTTGTAATCAAGAATGACATCATTTCAAGTACCGTTAAAGATGTGGAAGTTCAGCAATCTGGGAATCAGGATGGGATTCGTGTTTGGGACAAGGTACATTATTGTGTGTACTGCGAAAAAGGATTCACCAATATAACTAAACATTATTTGGGAGTACATTCAAATGAAACAGATGTGCAACATATCAAATCTCATCCTTTAAAGTCCACCAATAGAAAACTTGCCCTAATGAAGCTGAGAAACAGTGGTGATTTTCAACACAATTATGAAGTGTTAAGAACACGCCATGGAACTTTAGTAACTTTTACTAGAAATTGGAATGAAACTTCTGCAGACCAATTTCTGCCTTGTCAATATTGTTTGGGATTTTTCCTTAAATCTTCTTTATGGCGACACACCAAAAATTGTCCGTTTGCTcctgaaagaaaagaaaaatacagaAAAGTATCATCACAATCCATGCTGCTTCTTCCAACTAGCACAGATGTTAGCGAAGGCCTAAGAGAAAAGGTATTAAGCCGAATGTCTGCTGATGAAATTAGTATAGCAGCCAGGAATGATCCTATTATTGtgagagttggggaaacactTTATCAGAAACATGGACACTTGACTCACCTCTATACATATGTAAGTCAAAAGATGAGAGAACTTGGAAGATTACTGATTTTACTTAGAGAAACTGACAAAGATATTAATTCTCTAGATGATGCAATCCATCCAAAGAAGTACCCTGCTGtggtaaaatgtacaaaaacattATGTGGCTTTCAAGAAAACTCAAATTCATACAATAATCCATCCTTAGCACTGAAGTTGGGACATTCTCTTAAAAAATGTGCAAAAATCAAAAATTCCTTAGCCCTGATTCAAGGAAATGGAGATTCAACCAAAGACGCAGAGGGATTTTTCACTCTGTGTGAAAACGAATGGACTGATTCAGTCTCAAGCAGTGCATTTCAGACGTTGGCATCAAACAAATTGAACAAAGGTCATGGGTTACCTCTCGCAGAAGACATCCAAAAAATGCAAACTCTTCTGAAGGAAAAAACTGAAGAGCTTGTTATTCAGCTACAAAAATCAGTGAAGAAATCTGTATGGGATGAGCTGAATCAAGTGACATTGGCCAGACTTGTGATGTTTAACAGACGCAGAGGTGGAGAGTCAGAGAGAATGACACTTGCGTCTTTCTGTGAAAAAAGGTCAAAGAGTGACTCACTAAAAGAAATTGAAGATTCCTTAAAACCACTTGAAAGAATCCTCTGTAAAACCTTTTCAAGAGTTGAAATTCGTGGAAAAAGAGGACGTATGGTCCCAATCTTAATAACACCAGCACTAGAGAGGAGCATAGTTTTGCTAAATGAAACCAGGGAACAGGCTGGAGTAAGTAAAAGCAATCCTTATGTCTTTGCCAGGTCAGGCTTCAGTTCCCTTAACCCAATCCGAAGCTCAGATTGTCTTCGAAAGTTTGCTGAAGAAAGTGGGGTTAAAAACACTCGGAATTTGACTAGTACAAAGCTGAGGAAACACGTTGCTAcagtatcacaaattttaaatttagagAAAAGTGACATTGAAATCATGGCAGGTTTCCTTGGACATGACATTAGGGTGCACACATCATTTTACAGGCTCCCAAGCGATACATTACAGATTGCAAGAATGGGAACAATTCTGACTGCTTTTGACAACGGAGAAATTTCAAGATACAGTGGAAAATCTTTGGACCAAATTGCCTGTGAAG AAGGTGAAGAGGATATGAGCAGTAGTGGAGAGGAAAGTGATGAAGACAATTGTCACAGAGGAAAAATGAGGAAGCTGAATCCTCCaaaag aagcTGCAGAGAGTGAATCTGACAGTGAAGAGGACAATGAGAATGCACATGGCATGGCTAAGAAAGAAAGGGAACATgggaaaaatacaaaaacag GCTCCTCAAAGAAACCAGGAAGTGATGACCAATACATGAAAGGGAAACCTAAAAGAg TGCCAAATACACGGCATCAGTGGACACAAGATGAGAAAGCTGCCCTATTGAGAAAGTTTAAGAAGCCTATTTCTTTAGGAAAAACACCTGGCCAATTGGATTGCTTAAATGCTATTAGGCAAGAGACATGTTTAGCCAAGTTCACTTGGAAACAAATAAAGTTTGctgtaaaaaatatcattacatCTGAAAGAAGACAAGTGAAGAAAATGACAAAACAGGTGTAG